Sequence from the Plasmodium yoelii strain 17X genome assembly, chromosome: 10 genome:
ttgtattaaaattgaaaaagaaagatagtaaaaaagtaaaaacaATAAACGATTTAGTTTCTCTTGAACTAAATATATCGTGtcaagaattaaaaaatgatgaagataTGGAAGAATGTAATGATATTATATCTTCTTTAAATGCATCTTCTATATTTTGGAGAAATAGCATATTAGGATTTATAGCAAATTCAATAGTCATAAAAGATTActataataatgcattaaCATTACCATATATAGATTATAGAGTAAAtgagaaaatattaattcaaaatatattagaacatgtaaatatattaccatatttatataaattattcgAATTATCTCATATTGATAAAAAGTGTGTtagttataaaaaagaaCTTAAAAATACAATACCTCATATTCAATGTTTATTATCTTTCGgacttaacatatattttgatattcaTAACAGTAacgaattaaatatatataatgggTTTGAAACAAAAGATAATAAATCATTTAACATAACACATATTTATTCTTTCCCTGATTTATATGAACATAATTTTACagaattttatatttataatgatGATAAGACAAGATTATTagtaaaaaatgcatataagAATATGACAGTTTCTAGCTTGTTAAGTGAATTATCTAAAGCTCGATGTCATATTCAAGGATTAAAATATGATCAAATATCTTCTTTTTATACACTTGTATATGTATTGGATGGTAATAAATTTGTAGATATTCATCCAGATGAAAATGTAGaatttatacataaattagttttaaaatattcacaagaaaaatttatgttaaaaattataaaaaaaaatcatatttataatatagatatacCCAAAAATATGAACTTAAGTTGCTATCCCCCATTAATTGatctaaataaaaattattaccaAGTTCCAATAAGTTTACAAATAAATTCTGAAACTATTATTAAGTTAAATGATGAATCATTTCCAAGAATAATAGTTAATAATGTACCAGCAAACGCTTTTGTAATGTCTATAAAAGAGTACTTAGTTTCTTTGTTTAAATCATATATCAAAAGTATAcctgataataatattaatacaaatttttatgaatttgATATTGATATgataattgttatatatgATTCAACGCTAAATAGAATACATAAAATAAGTTCAAATGCTTTACAAAGCTTAACAGTATCTAAGTTTTTTAAAACTTATTATAATGCATCATTAGTGTTTCAAATGGACGAAATTGAAAAATTCccagaatatatatatgataattttattacCAACTTTTCGAAGGCTGTTATTGATTTTTCTATTTCCATCTTCTAAAATTACTAAAGCAATTAAATAGTAAACATATATAACTTaatttttaaagaaaaatgCATTATTGCATTtaaatgtacatatttttgcCCATATATTGTGaatttgaatatttaaaattttatagctattgtatataatatcattttaCACAAGTCCCTTCGATATATTACACCAAATCGTATGTGGATATTCCCATGCTTGTGTACAAAtcgatacatatatttacatataatttttgcccattatatttatttatcacgTTTTTTTCCTAATGAGCAATTTCATTCTcttcatatttattcattttgcATACATATAGTCGGTATATCTCATATTAAAAAACATTGTCTCCATGTATTTAAGGGGAAATTATGAAATAAaccattatatatatatatgcaataagTCGATATGTCTACTTTTAATATCATATGACGATATTATacagaataaaaaatagtcTATATAAACGTCTTTgcaataattaaaaaattacaactacttcattaataaaattcacagtataaattatttaccttaATTGGCATAATATCGTGCTTAGGGTTTTTTCAAAACTAAtaatatccatattttacgaaataaaataaactatatgaaaaaatttatattattgttatatagGAAAATCAAactaaatattttaaaaaatgattatacccacgaattaaaaaaggaaaaaatataactaaaTTCTTAATGAATGCATTTCCCTTTTCCTATTTATTtacaattaaaataaaataaaataaaataaaacaaaagtGTAAAGTAAAATAATTCACATCGTACGCAAAAAAcagttatttattttttataatctcaaaaaaatatatatttacatatgtatatattgtattttttataacccACAAATGGCTCCATTTCTTAGCAgtcaattatatatagtatatatgttTTCAAAGATTTCTCTGCTAAACAATGATTAGATTGAGATATACTTATGAGAATAtaacttatttttatacaatttgttatacataattatgtaatatatgtatttttaaaaatatttgcaCATTTTGTTTCCCATACAAATTTAAAGcatactatatatatgtatatttttttggtaaaattttttatacaattacgtttaagaaaaaaagaaaagttaataaaataatcaattgattaaaaataatttgattTTTCTCATATACATTTCTTTCTACAAGAATGGTAAGAATAAATATAgagttttttataaattaaaattgcataaaaattatatagcgaaaaaaagataaataagaaatgtaaaatatgtctttatttttatagtgGAGTTTTAATAACTTAAACAATTTTTTGGGAaatgattttttaaatatatctgAGCCCTTTACCGAAGAATATACATGTTATCCGGTATCTTTTATTGGAAAAGATGATATGGAAAATGGCAACAAAAGTACTAACTATATAGCggatttataatattttatatgatatacaatatatatatatatttgtagcAAATGTTGATTTATTACtttattacatattttcatttttttataacctcaaaaaataattcaaaaaatgcAGCATTTTGgttgttaataatatatgtatatacctatttattctttctttgtaattttttgccacatcaaattatatattttcaaatatagTTATATTGCCACAAACTGCTTTAAACGCGTTGGCTAGAAGACATATATCATGGCCCATGTTATTCGAAGTGTCCAATCCATATACggtatttattattatatttctcctattgtttttaattataataagagtatatatatattatatttgcttagcatagtaaaaataaattataacttataaaacCAATTTTAGGAAAAGAGAACTCATAGTGGTGTTCTTGAATTCATTTCCGACGAAGGAACATGCCACATGCCATATTGGGTAAAAGagataaatattaaataagcAAGTAAATAAATACCTTATTAAATTGATAAAACAACCCTGAGCATTCTAACACATACTTATATATGATCCTAAATTTTTAGATGATGCAACAATTATGCCTAAAAGAAGGAGATATAGTAAGGGTTACAAGTATAAGTCTACCTAAAGGTACTTTCGTCAAGTTAAAACCCTGCTCAAAGGATTTTATGGAATTATCTAATCATAGAACTGTGTATGTTTTTAAATTGAATATTTTACGATTTATAtgcaataaataaaacaatagcTAAATTTTAATATGCAAATTATGATATCTTTatgctattttatttaatatcatttttattttttcagtTTAGAAACAGCTCTAAGAAATTATGCAACACTAACTATTGGTGACAATATTGTGATACATTATTTGGGAAAGACTTACGAAATTAAAATTGTGGtatgatataaatatgagatgcattatgtatatattcatGTACATATAATCGATTTTCTGAATCCTTGACTAATAGTATATTGagaatatatacacatttttgttttttaattagGATTTAAAACCTGCTTTTGCTTGTACTATTATTGAGACTGATGTTGAAGTAGAGTTTGAGGAACCCTTTGAGAGTAAacataataatgattaaaaaatatacatttatttttattaatatatgttttattaaaatatccCTCTATTTGTATAACATCCATTTCAGAGGTGCAATATGTAGAAGAAATTATACCCGTTGAGGAAAGTGTAAGAAAAAGAATTATAACAAATAAcagaatttattttatatattatttttggattttaaaaaaacattttatggatgtttatatattgATGCGAATGTGATATGTATGCATAAATCCCaatagtaatatatataaggaaaacataaatatatgttttatggAAATTTTTAGAAATTCAAAGGGAAAGGGCAAAGAACAGATGGAAAAGCTtgtaaaaatgttaaaacaGAAAAGGTGCGacaaaaaattattgaaaatcCTGAACCATGGAAAGAGAAACTTGTTGGTGGTGTTAGGGTAATAAACAAAAGAAGAAgcaatgaaaaaaaataattatgtaaaattaaaaatattaatattcattgaaatgtatatatttattaaattatttttagaCCAAATGTGCTGAATATGAAGACCTACTAAAAAAAGGACGTATTCCTGGAATAATAGGAAAATTTATAGAAaggaaattttaaaataaaaattttatatgcatacatttatatatatcgtGTGTATATGTGTgtttttcattaatttttataaacttaattaatattagcatatttttttttttaattcttattcattgttttaaataatacttaTATGTGctacaaattatttttttgtcaaaatgttataataacACATTTATGCAtcaaatgtaaaaaataaacaaaataaactaATAAAAAATCATCGATAaatcacattttttaaaagtatTTTAAATATGAATGTACAATATAATTTCCAgcttattgtatatatagaatGGTAAGAGAAACAAATATGCGTGCATGTATGTAACAGttttacatttaaataatgtttAAAAAAGCACAGCATAAAAGtgtaatacatataaataaaaaggcATATCgttaatatttcattttttttttacaataatatatattatatatttttttttattaaaaaaatgaggttaataaaataagatGATTGACTAAATGAATAGAAAAATAAGcaaaatataacaattattatttatggggtttaaaaaaagggaaaagcTGTAAAATAGTTTACtttgtaaaataatatacaaaaaaacaaaatttacTTTATCTTTAAAATTACCCTTTGTTTTATCCCTTTccttaataataatatttcaaaaagaagcaaaattatttttatacgaTGAATGAAAAATGTGAAGAAGTGaaatcaaaatattatacatgcTTAAATGCCAGTAAGAGAAGTCTAAGCAAGTGTAAAGATATAGAAACCGAACTAAGGGGATGTTCCAAAACGTAATTACAATAACACATACATGATATTACCATGTTTATATgctaagaaaatatattatatatatatttatacactttttaaacatttaaaaaaataaaaacatttcCATTGTTGATGTTTATGAgagcatatattatatatatctatgtATGTTTATATGACAAAGTCAGCATACATAAATTGATACATATAAGCATATTGCTATGTGTATTATATTGTGTGTGCatcatttatttgtatatagaTACATTGAAATggttgaaaaaataatttaattataccatttatacttatattatatttatgcatttgtgtatgtatattattacttATAGGACTGGGAAGAGTTATTGTATAAATGAAATTAACAATCTGATGGAATGCTCAAGGTAAttctattaaaattattaaactATAAATAAAGCGAAAGATAATGTAGTTATTTATCCAAAAAGCCCAGTAAAATACTTATTGATTTACAATTTATATGcttataaaacaaataataaaaattcagCATAATTGGCAGTCCTAT
This genomic interval carries:
- a CDS encoding ubiquitin fusion degradation protein 1, putative; the encoded protein is MWSFNNLNNFLGNDFLNISEPFTEEYTCYPVSFIGKDDMENGNKIILPQTALNALARRHISWPMLFEVSNPYTEKRTHSGVLEFISDEGTCHMPYWMMQQLCLKEGDIVRVTSISLPKGTFVKLKPCSKDFMELSNHRTVLETALRNYATLTIGDNIVIHYLGKTYEIKIVDLKPAFACTIIETDVEVEFEEPFEKVQYVEEIIPVEESKFKGKGQRTDGKACKNVKTEKVRQKIIENPEPWKEKLVGGVRTKCAEYEDLLKKGRIPGIIGKFIERKF